The nucleotide window CGCCGCGACCACGTACGACATGGGCGAACAACCCCTATTTCTGGACTCGACCGGTGGCCGAATCGTCTTTGATTGCGCTGACAGCGCAAATCCTATCGCGATCGGGGGCGGCATCCCAGGGTTGCGACACGTCGCGGACCCCCAACACCCGACGTCGACGCGAGGGGTTGGCTGTCCGCGATGCCCGGCCGGCACCCAACGTCAGCCTTTGGTAACTAGCAGGTGATCGCGCTTTTGGATCCCCAATGGGATTGCCGTGGCATGTGTTTGGTGCGCGCCGCACCGGCACTGGAGCTGTGAGCGCGCCACGACCATCCGATGCTCATCGTTTTGACAACGACACGGTTACGGTGGGTGGCGCCCGGTATCGGTTCCGCAACTAATCCGGCCGCTCGCCTAGGAAACTCCGTAGGACGGCGATACAGTTCCGCCCGCGCCGTTCGATTGCGCAGCTATCTTCATGAGCACGATCCCGAGAGAGTGGCGTTGAAAAAGTTTGATCAATTCAGCATCATGCTGGCTGCCGGCGCTGGGCTCTTCGGGGCCGCCTTGGCCGCTAGCCCGGGCGCGACCAGCGCCCCGCTGCCGCTGGGCGGCCCCACCTGCCTTGAACAGATGGCGGGGCTTGCCGCGCCCGCTGGTGCGCCGCCGGTGATCGCGCCGATCCTGCCTGGTCCGCCGGTCGCTGGGGCGGTCCCGCTTGGTCCGGCGCTACCTGCCGCGCTGCCTGGCGCAGCCGCGCTGCCGGCGAGCGCATTGCCGGTTGGCGCCCCGCTGCCGGCAGGTGCTCCGGTAATCGCAGGTACGCCGCTGCCGGCGGCCGCAGGAGGGCCGGATGGCACGCCGGCCGGCGCGCCGCTATTGCAGCAGGCCGCTACCGGCAAGGGCGTGCCAACTCATCAAGACCGGGAACTGAGTGCTGATCCGGTGGTGCTGCCCGGCCCACCGCCGGCGCCGGCGCCGGCGACGTTGGCTGCGGCCACGGCGCCGCTTCCGCCGTGCTGCAACCCGTGAACTGCCGTTAGCTCGGGTCCGCCGTGCCGCCATGCACGGGGCTGGGATCGGCCGATTTCTCTTCTGGCACAACGCCTTCCCGCACGATAACCGGGTCGCCAACGTGAACGGTGTTGAAGTACCACTCGGCGTCGGCGGGACTCAGGCTGATGCAGCCGTGGCTGACATTCTCCAGCCCCATTGATTGGGTAGCCCACGGGGCGGAATGCACATACAGGCCGCGGTTTGTGATGCGCACGGCGTAATCCACCGTCAGTCGGTACCCGTCGGCATCGGTGACGGGGATACCGACGCTGCTCGAATCCATGATCACCGAGCGGTCTTTCGACAGGACGGTGTAGGTGCCGACCGGGGTCGGGTACTCCGGTCTACCCATCGAGGCCGGGATCACCCCCTCTTCACCCCAATGCGGCCGGTGATGGGGCGCCGGTAGTCGAGGTGATGGGTCCGCCGGTGCCCCGTCGATGGTCACGGTGAAGGTGTGATTGGCGATGTCGGCAACACCGACGACCGCTGCGCCGGTCTTGAAATGAGTGGACAGGCCGCCCACCGACAGCGCCACCGTGCTGTGGGCAGGCCAGAATCGGTCCGGAACCCACTGCACAGTGTTGTTGTCGAGCCAGTCAAACTTGCCGGTCATCGCGGGCGCCGATTTCACGTCAATGGCACGCTCTGCCGCGTGCCGGTCAGCGACCGGCATGCCGAACCGCACCACCACCGGGTGTGCGACACCCACCGCCTCGCCCGGCGTGGGGAGCATCGATTCGATGGCGAAGTAGCCATCCGACCGACTCACCGCGGCCAAGCGCACATCAGCGGGCCCCGCGACCACTGCCGCAGCGATCCCGATCACCACCAGAACAGACCGAACAGCTGCCCGCATCGCGTCTATCACCCTTTGAGATGACCAAATTGTCGTTGTTGTCTCGACGATGTTAGGGGCGCCAGCACGGCGGGGCCGCAGGCACGCGCGGGCTGAATGGTCAAGTCTTCGACAAGATTTGGTCACGACCCGCCCATCTGATGAATGGCCTCGCAGGTCACGGATCGATCGCGCCGCCGCCCCACCCGCGCATCGCAGCCATGGTGTTGGGATAGGGAGCGCGGGCGTGTAGAACGTCACTGTGCCCCATGTGCAAGACAGCGTGTTCACACCCGACGGCAGCTGCTCGGTGAGCCTCTTTCTGCCCGCGACCACCCATAAGGTACCGGGTGTCGTGATGTACCCCGACGTCGGCGGATCTCGACCCATCTTTCAAAAGATGGCGGCAACGATGGCCGGTTTCGGCTATGCGGTGTTGCTGCCGGACATGTATTACCGTCATCGGGGCTACCCGTCGTTCTCCATGCCGTCGGCATTCACCGATCCCACCGAGCGTGCGCGGATGATGGCACTGGGCGACAGCCTCATTCCCGACATGATGGCCAGCGACGCCGTCGCATACTTTGACTATCTGAGCACGCGGGCAGAATTGTGCGGCAACACCTTTGGTGTGTGTGGGTACTGCAGGGGCGGACGCATTTCGCTGATCGTCGCCGGACGATGTCCGGATCGTGTCGCGGCCGCCGCGTCATTTCACGGGAGTCAGCTAGCCGCGGACAACCCGAATAGTCCGCATCTGCTGGCTGATCGGATGCGCGCGAAAGTGTATGTCGCCGCAGCGGACAACGACGAATTGTTTCCCCCGCATCAGGCCGCAACGCTGCAGAGTGCCCTGAGCGCGGCCGGGGTAGACCACACGATCGAAACGTACACCGCTGAACACGGATTCGCCGTGCCGGACAATCCCGGCTACGACGCGGCCGCGGCTCGCCGACACTGGGACGCGGTGCGGGATTTCTTTGGTTCGGCGCTCGCCGCCCACCCGGGAAGCGGCAGCTGACTTGTTCCGGTAGGGCTACACGTCCACGGCGTCTAAGACGTCCCGCTGGCGCCCTTGGTCAATTGCTCGCCGGTCTGCGGATTGACCGCGGTTTCACCCGCCGGCAAGTTGGACAGGTCTTCGGCGATCACCGTCGCCATGTCGCCGGAGTCGGGCAACGCCAGGTGCGCGGTCGGGGACGCGGCCGGCTCCAGCAGCAGGTCAGCGCTCTGGCGATGCAGCGTCCGGCCACGGAAGAAACCGGGCGCGACCGCCCACCAAACCACCATCACGACCACGCCGAGCAGCATCGAGCCCACGCCAACCACAGCCACCGCGCCGAATCCAAGGATTGTGACGTTGTGGCCGTTCTCAACCAGCCAATCCACCTTCGCGTATTCGATCAGGCCGAAGATGAATACCACCGTCAACACCACCCCGCCCAGCAGGGGCACGACTCCGCGCATCACGAAATCGCGCAGCGATTTGGTGAGCGTGGCGCGGTAATAGTGGGCGCACGCATATCCGGTCAGCCCGTAGTAGAACGCGATCACCAACCCGACCGAACCGATGAGCGCGCTCAACAGGTTCCGGCTGACCAACGTGAAAAGCACGTAGAACAGGATCGACGCCGCGCCCATCGCGATCGTCGACACGGTCGGCGTGAGGTAGCGGGGGTGGATCTTCGCGAAGGACTCGGGCAGCGCCTTGTACACCGCCATCGACAGCGTGGTGCGCGCGGTGGGCAGGATAGTTGTCTGCGTGGAGGCCGAGGCCGACGTCAGGATCGATGCGGACAGCAACAGCAGCCCAAGCTTGCCGAGGACGCCGTCCCCGAACAGCGCCGGCCCGATCGCGGCGAAAACATCGTCGGCGTTATCCGGATTGCCCAGGCCAATGCCCTCAACGCCGACGCCGGCGAACGCGATGCTCGCCACCGTCACCACGGCGTAGGTGGCTAGCAACAGGAATGTTGAAATCACGGCCGCCCGCCCGGGAGTGCGGCCAGGGTCCTCGGTTTCCTCGTTGCACGCCACCGCGGTGTCAAACCCCCAGTAGATGAAGATCGTGATGAGCAGTGCCGGGGCCATCTGGGTACCAAAGTCCAGACCGCTGGGCCACAGCCAGGACAACGAGGGCCGTATCGAACCCGGTTCGCCGTGGTTGGTATACACCTTGGTCAGCGCGACCGCAGCCAGAGCGACCAGCACCACGAGTTCGACGGACAGCAACACGTACTGCAGCCGGGCCGATACGTCGGTGCCGCGGTAGCAGATGTAGGTCATCACCACGATCCAGATAACGCCGGCGACGGTGGACCACAACGTGCTGTGCGCCAGGTTGATCG belongs to Mycobacterium basiliense and includes:
- a CDS encoding dienelactone hydrolase family protein yields the protein MPHVQDSVFTPDGSCSVSLFLPATTHKVPGVVMYPDVGGSRPIFQKMAATMAGFGYAVLLPDMYYRHRGYPSFSMPSAFTDPTERARMMALGDSLIPDMMASDAVAYFDYLSTRAELCGNTFGVCGYCRGGRISLIVAGRCPDRVAAAASFHGSQLAADNPNSPHLLADRMRAKVYVAAADNDELFPPHQAATLQSALSAAGVDHTIETYTAEHGFAVPDNPGYDAAAARRHWDAVRDFFGSALAAHPGSGS
- a CDS encoding APC family permease, which produces MSQGEPTSTAVEGKGLKGGAVGLLSSIVIGTASTAPAYSLAATLGLIVASRGELLCGVKAPAIVLLSFVPMYMIAVAYQELNKAEPDCGTTFTWASRTFGPITGWLGGWGIIAADVIVMANLAEIAGSYSFTFVGELGWHSAINLAHSTLWSTVAGVIWIVVMTYICYRGTDVSARLQYVLLSVELVVLVALAAVALTKVYTNHGEPGSIRPSLSWLWPSGLDFGTQMAPALLITIFIYWGFDTAVACNEETEDPGRTPGRAAVISTFLLLATYAVVTVASIAFAGVGVEGIGLGNPDNADDVFAAIGPALFGDGVLGKLGLLLLSASILTSASASTQTTILPTARTTLSMAVYKALPESFAKIHPRYLTPTVSTIAMGAASILFYVLFTLVSRNLLSALIGSVGLVIAFYYGLTGYACAHYYRATLTKSLRDFVMRGVVPLLGGVVLTVVFIFGLIEYAKVDWLVENGHNVTILGFGAVAVVGVGSMLLGVVVMVVWWAVAPGFFRGRTLHRQSADLLLEPAASPTAHLALPDSGDMATVIAEDLSNLPAGETAVNPQTGEQLTKGASGTS